In the Quercus lobata isolate SW786 chromosome 5, ValleyOak3.0 Primary Assembly, whole genome shotgun sequence genome, one interval contains:
- the LOC115990489 gene encoding mediator of RNA polymerase II transcription subunit 30-like has translation MVSRKVMTIDRFVPGARQPNQPPPSQGRGQGPQPPPSSQGGRALKKQKVTDQPSTGPGDAAVQTPPPPTGGIVIREPPTQAGTGVASSSQVAPVWKPKFLLDGKPLPSTACATQLAHIVASRTRDLAEEVEREKGARESVAKTAKEKLKVAESAEKKAAAAEKNRALAEKRCAELLAK, from the exons ATGGTGTCAAGGAAGGTCATGACCATTGACCGTTTTGTGCCTGGTGCACGGCAACCCAACCAGCCCCCACCTTCTCAGGGCCGGGGCCAGGGGCCTCAGCCTCCACCCTCTTCACAGGGTGGACGGGCCCTTAAGAAACAGAAGGTAACCGATCAACCTTCCACGGGCCCGGGGGATGCCGCCGTCCAGACTCCTCCCCCACCAACAGGGGGAATCGTTATCCGTGAGCCGCCAACCCAGGCTGGTACGGGGGTTGCGTCCTCCTCTCAGGTGGCTCCAGTGTGGAAGCCCAAGTTCCTTTTGGACGGCAAGCCGCTGCCTTCAACCGCCTGT GCTACCCAACTGGCTCACATAGTAGCCAGCCGGACACGGGATCTTGCCGAGGAAGTCGAGCGTGAAAAGGGAGCGCGGGAGTCAGTGGCTAAAACGGCGAAGGAAAAGCTTAAGGTAGCTGAGTCCGCCGAGAAGAAGGCTGCTGCCGCGGAGAAGAACAGGGCATTGGCCGAAAAGAGGTGTGCGGAGCTTTTGGCCAAGTAG
- the LOC115990490 gene encoding uncharacterized protein LOC115990490: MLKDQPKFANPNNARSRSSVPPTSEAISISEGDCGSGLGDTSNFERSIGRKAEKVIRKNKAAGKDVGEYLNKKLKLIEDVASMNHFLFRKFLLDDSDEDEIIEELVMEASQPKRHRRSIQRNHLVGHERLFLDYFAPTPIYPSALFRRRFRMKRSLFLRIQSQVEAHDSYFVQKRNSANKLGLSSLQKITAALRMLAYGVSGDLVDEYVRIGETTALESLKKFVTAVIDVFSEEYLRKPNNEDIARLLAHGERRGFPERSHVFNEFAEGRAPTIHYSINGHDYTMGYYLADGIYPKWATFVKTIPAPQGHKYKLFAAAQEAYRKDVERAFGVLQARFAIVRGPARFFHLETLKKIMKACIILHNMIVEDEREDERDDNEVVDLDYEQNDGVDNPPLQMLHEQSDEFLSYIERHGRIRDREIHFQLQSDLIEHLWQLQGES; the protein is encoded by the exons ATGTTAAAGGACCAACCAAAGTTTGCCAATCCTAACAATGCTAGATCGAGATCATCTGTGCCTCCAACTTCAGAGGCAATATCTATTAGTGAAGGGGATTGTGGGTCCGGACTTGGTGACACTTCTAATTTTGAGAGATCTATTGGTAGGAAGGCCGAAAAGGTCATCCGAAAGAACAAAGCCGCCGGAAAAGATGTAGGGGaatatttgaacaaaaaattgaaattgattgagGAT GTTGCATCCATGAATCACTTTTTGTTTCGCAAGTTCCTTCTTGATGACTCAGATGAAGATGAGATCATCGAAGAACTTGTTATGGAAGCATCACAACCTAAGCGTCATCGTCGTTCTATTCAACGTAATCATTTGGTAGGGCATGAGAGgctttttcttgattattttgcTCCCACACCAATATATCCATCCGCTTTATTTCGTAGGAGATTTCGGATGAAgcgttctctttttcttcgtaTTCAATCTCAAGTTGAAGCTCATGACTCTTATTttgtccaaaaaagaaatagtgcCAACAAACTTGGTTTATCTTCATTACAAAAGATAACTGCTGCACTTAGAATGCTTGCGTATGGAGTATCGGGTGATTTGGTAGATGAATATGTGCGGATTGGAGAAACTACTGCAttagaaagtttgaaaaaatttgttactGCGGTAATTGATGTTTTCTCTGAAGAATACTTGAGAAAGCCAAACAATGAAGACATTGCTAGACTGTTAGCTCATGGCGAACGTCGAGGTTTTCCAG AGCGATCTCATGTATTTAATGAATTTGCTGAAGGACGTGCTCCTACAATACATTACTCAATTAATGGTCATGACTACACTATGGGATATTACCTTGCTGATGGTATATATCCAAAGTGGGCAACATTTGTGAAAACAATCCCAGCTCCACAAGGACATAAGTATAAATTATTTGCAGCAGCCCAAGAGGCGTATAGGAAGGATGTTGAGCGTGCATTTGGAGTGCTTCAAGCACGTTTCGCAATTGTCCGTGGACCTGCACGATTTTTTCATCTTGAAACACTCAAAAAGATCATGAAAGCGTGCATAATTCTCCATAATATGATTGTTGAAGATGAGCGAGAAGATGAGCGGGATGATAATGAAGTGGTAGATTTGGATTATGAACAAAATGATGGAGTGGATAATCCTCCTCTGCAAATGTTACATGAACAAAGTGATGAATTTTTGTCATACATTGAGAGGCATGGACGCATTAGAGACCGAGAAATTCATTTTCAACTCCAGTCGGACCTTATTGAACATTTATGGCAATTGCAAGGCGAGTCGTAg